In Bacillus kexueae, the following proteins share a genomic window:
- the buk gene encoding butyrate kinase yields the protein MQEKEFRILVINPGSTSTKIGVFDGERSVFEKTIRHDSDKINSFETIIDQYEFRKQMILETLDAEGINVSKLSAVCGRGGLLRPIEGGTYEVNDAMLEDLRVGFAGQHASNLGGILAYEIATGLNIPSFIVDPVVVDEMQEVAKISGVAGIERVSIFHALNQKAVARKVAAQYNKKYEEMNLIVTHMGGGITVGAHKDGRVIDVNNGLHGDGPFSPERAGTVPAGSLVEMCYSGEYYREEIMKKLVGQGGLVGYLGTNDAVTVEKMIENGDENAKLVYDAMAYQIAKEIGAASAVLKGKVDAIVLTGGLAYGKEFVQEISSHIDWIADVVVYPGENELQALAEGALRVLRGEEEAKVYPGGVKAKVLN from the coding sequence GTGCAAGAGAAAGAATTTAGAATTCTTGTCATCAACCCTGGGTCAACCTCAACGAAAATCGGTGTGTTTGACGGTGAACGTTCTGTATTTGAAAAAACGATTCGCCATGATTCAGATAAAATTAACTCATTTGAAACAATTATCGATCAATACGAATTCCGTAAGCAAATGATCTTAGAGACGTTAGATGCAGAAGGTATTAACGTTTCGAAATTAAGTGCTGTTTGTGGTCGTGGTGGATTACTTCGTCCAATTGAAGGTGGAACATATGAAGTAAATGACGCAATGCTAGAAGACTTACGTGTTGGTTTTGCAGGTCAGCATGCTTCTAACTTAGGTGGTATTCTTGCTTACGAAATCGCGACAGGATTAAATATCCCATCCTTTATCGTAGACCCTGTAGTTGTTGATGAGATGCAAGAGGTTGCCAAAATTTCTGGAGTTGCTGGAATTGAGCGCGTAAGTATTTTCCATGCACTGAATCAAAAAGCAGTTGCTCGTAAAGTCGCAGCTCAGTACAACAAGAAATATGAAGAAATGAACTTAATTGTCACACACATGGGTGGAGGAATTACAGTTGGTGCCCATAAGGATGGACGTGTCATTGACGTAAATAATGGTCTTCATGGAGATGGTCCATTCAGTCCAGAACGTGCAGGAACTGTCCCAGCAGGTTCTTTGGTTGAAATGTGCTATTCTGGAGAATACTACCGTGAGGAAATCATGAAAAAGCTAGTTGGACAAGGTGGACTAGTAGGCTACTTAGGAACAAATGATGCAGTGACAGTAGAAAAAATGATTGAAAACGGCGATGAAAACGCGAAATTAGTTTATGATGCAATGGCGTATCAAATTGCAAAAGAAATTGGTGCAGCTAGTGCAGTGCTAAAAGGAAAAGTCGACGCAATCGTTTTAACTGGCGGTCTTGCATACGGAAAAGAGTTTGTACAAGAAATTTCATCTCATATCGACTGGATTGCCGATGTTGTTGTCTACCCAGGCGAAAATGAATTACAAGCTCTTGCAGAAGGTGCTCTTCGTGTCCTTCGAGGAGAAGAAGAAGCAAAAGTTTATCCTGGTGGCGTAAAAGCAAAAGTTCTGAACTAA
- the lpdA gene encoding dihydrolipoyl dehydrogenase, with protein sequence MATEYDLVILGGGTGGYVAAIRASQLGLKTAVVEKAKLGGTCLHAGCIPSKALLRSAEVYAQTKHSEDFGVETSDVKLNFLKVQERKNKIISQLHQGVQGLMKKGKIDVYEGTGRILGPSIFSPMPGTISVEMNNGEENEMLIPKNVIIATGSRPRTLPGLDIDGEFVMTSDEALQMESLPKSIIIVGGGVIGIEWASMLHDFGVEVTVLEYADRILPTEDKDISREMERLMKKRGVNIVTSAKVLPETLQKGEGVTISAEHKGEQKSFTADKILVSVGRQANVEGIGLENTDIEIEKGFIVTNEYFQTKESHIYAIGDVIGGLQLAHVASHEGIVAVEHIAGENPDPINYDNVSKCVYSSPETASVGLTEEQAKEKGFNVKTGKFQFRAIGKALVFGESDGFVKIIADKDTDDLLGVHMIGPHVTDMISEAGLAKVLDATPWEIGHTIHPHPTLSEAIGEAALAVDGKAIHS encoded by the coding sequence ATGGCAACTGAATATGATTTAGTCATATTAGGTGGTGGTACGGGTGGTTACGTAGCAGCTATTCGTGCTTCTCAATTAGGGTTAAAAACAGCAGTCGTAGAAAAAGCAAAACTTGGTGGTACATGCCTTCATGCAGGATGTATTCCAAGTAAAGCGCTACTTCGCAGTGCGGAAGTTTATGCGCAAACGAAGCATAGTGAAGATTTTGGCGTTGAAACGTCAGATGTAAAGCTTAACTTCTTGAAAGTTCAAGAACGTAAAAATAAAATTATTAGTCAGCTTCATCAAGGTGTACAAGGCTTAATGAAAAAAGGAAAGATTGACGTATATGAAGGAACTGGTCGTATTTTAGGACCTTCTATTTTCTCTCCAATGCCTGGTACAATTTCTGTTGAAATGAACAACGGTGAAGAAAATGAAATGCTAATTCCGAAAAACGTAATTATTGCAACAGGCTCTCGTCCTCGTACATTACCTGGTTTAGATATTGATGGCGAGTTTGTTATGACTTCGGATGAAGCGTTGCAAATGGAATCCTTACCAAAATCCATCATTATTGTTGGTGGAGGCGTAATTGGAATCGAGTGGGCGTCCATGCTACACGATTTCGGCGTAGAAGTTACGGTACTTGAATATGCAGATCGCATCTTACCGACTGAAGACAAAGATATTTCACGCGAAATGGAACGCTTAATGAAAAAACGTGGCGTAAACATCGTGACAAGTGCTAAAGTTCTCCCTGAAACGTTACAAAAAGGTGAAGGTGTGACAATTAGTGCAGAACATAAAGGTGAGCAGAAATCGTTTACTGCTGATAAGATTTTAGTTTCTGTTGGTCGTCAAGCGAATGTGGAAGGTATTGGATTAGAAAACACGGATATTGAAATCGAAAAAGGTTTCATCGTGACAAACGAATACTTCCAAACAAAAGAATCTCATATTTACGCAATTGGCGATGTTATCGGTGGTTTACAATTAGCTCACGTTGCATCTCATGAAGGGATTGTAGCAGTTGAACACATCGCGGGAGAAAATCCTGATCCAATTAACTATGACAATGTATCTAAATGTGTTTACTCTAGCCCAGAAACAGCAAGTGTCGGTTTAACTGAGGAGCAAGCGAAGGAAAAGGGCTTTAATGTTAAAACTGGTAAGTTCCAATTCCGTGCAATTGGTAAAGCTTTAGTATTTGGTGAGTCTGACGGCTTTGTTAAAATTATTGCTGACAAAGATACAGATGATTTACTAGGTGTGCATATGATTGGTCCTCATGTGACTGATATGATTTCTGAAGCAGGACTTGCGAAAGTTTTAGATGCGACTCCTTGGGAAATCGGACATACTATTCATCCACATCCAACATTATCTGAAGCTATTGGTGAAGCTGCTCTTGCAGTGGATGGCAAAGCGATTCATAGCTAA
- a CDS encoding thiamine pyrophosphate-dependent dehydrogenase E1 component subunit alpha has protein sequence MAENRHKALGLTDDKVLEMYETMLLARKVDERMWLLNRSGKIPFVISCQGQEAAQVGAAFALDREKDYVLPYYRDMGVVLTFGMTAKDLMLSGFAKAEDPNSGGRQMPGHFGQKENRIVTGSSPVTTQVPHAVGIALAGKMENKELCTFVTFGEGSSNQGDFHEGANFAGVHKLPVIFMCENNKYAISVPVEKQLACENVSDRAIGYGMPGYTVDGNDPLEVYKVVKEARERGIRGEGPTLIETVSYRLTPHSSDDDDRSYREQEEVAEAKKNDPIIKFATYLKEVGVMTEEKEKEILDKVMKIVNEATDYAENAPYADPEHALKHVYAE, from the coding sequence ATGGCTGAAAATCGTCATAAAGCATTAGGGTTAACAGATGATAAAGTATTAGAAATGTATGAAACAATGCTACTAGCTCGTAAAGTTGATGAGCGTATGTGGCTACTAAACCGTTCAGGTAAAATTCCTTTCGTTATTTCTTGTCAAGGACAAGAAGCAGCACAGGTTGGAGCAGCATTTGCTTTAGACCGTGAAAAGGATTATGTATTACCGTACTACCGTGATATGGGTGTAGTATTAACGTTCGGTATGACTGCAAAAGACCTTATGTTATCAGGATTTGCGAAAGCAGAAGATCCAAACTCTGGTGGACGTCAAATGCCAGGTCACTTTGGTCAAAAGGAAAATCGTATCGTAACAGGTTCTTCTCCAGTTACAACACAGGTTCCACATGCAGTTGGTATTGCGTTAGCAGGAAAGATGGAAAATAAAGAATTATGTACATTTGTAACATTCGGTGAAGGGTCTTCAAACCAAGGAGACTTCCACGAAGGAGCGAACTTCGCTGGAGTTCATAAGCTACCTGTTATCTTCATGTGTGAAAACAATAAATATGCAATTTCCGTACCTGTTGAAAAGCAGCTTGCTTGTGAAAATGTATCTGATCGTGCAATCGGTTATGGTATGCCTGGATACACAGTTGATGGAAACGATCCATTAGAAGTATATAAAGTTGTAAAAGAAGCAAGAGAGCGCGGAATTCGTGGTGAAGGTCCGACATTAATTGAAACTGTATCTTATCGTTTAACTCCACACTCTTCTGACGATGATGATCGCAGCTACCGTGAGCAAGAAGAAGTAGCAGAAGCGAAGAAAAATGATCCGATTATTAAATTTGCTACTTACTTGAAAGAAGTAGGAGTCATGACAGAAGAGAAGGAAAAAGAAATCTTAGACAAAGTAATGAAAATCGTAAACGAAGCAACTGACTATGCGGAAAATGCTCCGTATGCAGATCCTGAACATGCACTTAAACATGTTTACGCTGAGTAA
- a CDS encoding alpha-ketoacid dehydrogenase subunit beta, producing the protein MPVISYIDAVTMALREEMERDEKVFVLGEDVGKKGGVFKATHGLYEQFGEARVLDTPLAESAIAGVGIGAAMYGMRPVAEMQFADFIMPAVNQIISEAARIRYRSNNDWTCPITIRAPYGGGVHGALYHSQSVEAVFANQPGLKIVMPSTPYDVKGLLKAAIRDEDPVLFFEHKRAYRLIKGEVPEDDYTLPIGKADVKREGEDITVITYGLCVHFALQAAERLAKDGISAHILDLRTIYPLDKEAIIEAAQKTGKVLLVTEDNKEGSVMGEVSAIIAENCLFDLDAPIKRLAGPDVPAMPYAPTMEKFFMVNPDKVEKAMRELAEF; encoded by the coding sequence ATGCCAGTAATTTCTTATATTGATGCCGTAACGATGGCACTTCGTGAAGAAATGGAACGTGATGAGAAAGTATTTGTACTTGGTGAAGACGTAGGTAAAAAAGGTGGGGTATTCAAAGCGACACACGGATTGTATGAGCAATTTGGTGAAGCGCGAGTGCTAGATACACCACTTGCTGAATCTGCAATTGCCGGCGTAGGTATTGGAGCGGCAATGTACGGAATGCGTCCAGTAGCTGAAATGCAGTTTGCGGACTTTATCATGCCGGCTGTAAACCAAATCATTTCAGAAGCAGCTCGTATCCGTTACCGTTCGAATAACGATTGGACTTGTCCAATTACAATTCGTGCACCTTATGGTGGGGGAGTACACGGAGCGCTTTATCACTCTCAATCCGTTGAAGCAGTGTTTGCAAATCAACCAGGATTAAAGATTGTTATGCCTTCAACACCTTATGATGTGAAAGGACTTTTAAAAGCTGCAATTCGTGACGAAGATCCGGTGCTATTCTTCGAACATAAGCGTGCTTACCGCTTAATTAAAGGAGAAGTACCTGAAGATGATTACACATTACCAATTGGCAAAGCGGATGTAAAACGTGAAGGTGAAGACATCACGGTTATCACTTACGGATTATGTGTTCACTTCGCTTTACAAGCGGCAGAGCGTTTAGCAAAAGACGGAATTTCCGCTCACATTTTAGACTTACGTACAATTTATCCACTTGATAAAGAAGCAATTATTGAAGCGGCTCAAAAAACAGGTAAAGTACTTCTTGTTACAGAGGATAATAAAGAAGGAAGCGTAATGGGTGAAGTATCGGCGATCATTGCTGAAAACTGCTTATTCGATTTAGATGCACCGATTAAGCGTCTAGCTGGACCTGATGTACCGGCGATGCCATACGCTCCGACTATGGAGAAATTCTTCATGGTAAACCCAGATAAAGTTGAAAAAGCGATGCGTGAATTAGCGGAATTTTAA
- a CDS encoding dihydrolipoamide acetyltransferase family protein: MALEKMTMPQLGESVTEGTIEKWLVSPGDKVNKYDPIAEVMTDKVNAEVPSSFTGVIKELVAQEGQTLAVGEVICTIEVEGGSSSEAAPAEEVKEEKVEETAKQEAAPKKAAVAKDPANKGRFSPAVLKLAQEHDIDLSQVEGSGKGGRITRKDILALVESGNIPKASDKPAAASAVEAAPQAASPQAQPAKQAAPAPNVPVYPGDVEIPVSGVRKAIAANMLRSKHEAPHAWTMMEVDVTNLVEYRNSIKGEFKKKEGFNLTFFAFFVKAVAQALKEFPMINSMWAGDKIVQKKDINISIAVATDDALFVPVIKNADEKTIKGIAREISELAHKVRTGTLKSDEMQGGTFTVNNTGSFGSVQSMGIINYPQAAILQVESIVKRPVVMDNGMIAVRDMVNLCMSLDHRVLDGLVCGRFLQRVKEILENTTKENTSVY; encoded by the coding sequence GTGGCACTAGAAAAAATGACGATGCCTCAGCTAGGTGAGAGTGTAACGGAAGGTACAATTGAGAAATGGCTCGTCTCACCAGGGGATAAAGTAAATAAATACGACCCAATTGCAGAAGTAATGACAGACAAAGTAAATGCAGAAGTACCTTCTTCTTTCACAGGAGTCATTAAAGAGTTAGTGGCTCAAGAAGGACAAACATTAGCAGTTGGCGAGGTTATTTGTACAATTGAAGTAGAAGGCGGAAGTTCTTCTGAAGCAGCACCAGCTGAAGAAGTAAAAGAGGAGAAAGTTGAAGAAACTGCTAAACAAGAAGCTGCACCGAAAAAGGCAGCAGTAGCGAAAGACCCAGCGAATAAAGGTCGCTTCTCTCCAGCAGTATTAAAATTAGCTCAAGAGCATGATATCGATTTATCGCAAGTAGAAGGGTCTGGTAAAGGTGGACGTATTACGCGTAAAGATATCTTAGCTCTAGTTGAGTCCGGAAACATTCCGAAAGCTAGCGATAAGCCTGCAGCAGCATCTGCAGTTGAAGCTGCACCACAAGCAGCATCACCTCAAGCTCAACCTGCTAAGCAAGCGGCTCCGGCGCCTAACGTACCTGTATACCCTGGAGATGTTGAAATTCCTGTGTCTGGTGTACGTAAAGCGATTGCAGCTAACATGTTACGTAGTAAACATGAAGCTCCGCATGCTTGGACAATGATGGAAGTGGATGTAACAAACCTTGTAGAGTACCGCAACTCAATTAAGGGTGAGTTTAAGAAGAAGGAAGGATTTAACTTAACATTCTTCGCGTTCTTCGTTAAAGCTGTTGCTCAAGCATTAAAAGAGTTCCCAATGATTAACTCAATGTGGGCAGGAGATAAAATTGTTCAGAAGAAGGACATCAATATCTCAATCGCCGTAGCGACAGACGATGCTTTATTTGTTCCAGTAATCAAAAATGCGGATGAAAAAACGATTAAGGGCATTGCGCGTGAAATTTCTGAACTTGCACATAAAGTACGTACAGGAACATTAAAATCTGACGAAATGCAAGGTGGAACGTTCACTGTAAATAACACAGGTTCATTCGGATCAGTTCAATCAATGGGAATCATTAACTATCCTCAAGCTGCAATTTTACAGGTTGAATCCATTGTAAAACGTCCTGTAGTAATGGATAATGGAATGATTGCTGTTCGTGACATGGTGAACTTATGTATGTCATTAGATCACCGCGTATTAGACGGATTAGTTTGTGGCCGTTTCTTACAACGTGTGAAGGAAATTTTAGAAAACACAACAAAAGAAAATACATCTGTATATTAA
- a CDS encoding methylmalonyl-CoA mutase family protein: protein MSNNAQFQSVTYEDWLKAAEAQLKGKPIENIFSKTYEGLVIKPLYDANDSQANLALRDFSNRKKGWNIAQLVIGDTPEELNRQLLQAIKRGQNSLHFSVDEVTHVDQLEVIFHNIDVTMCTFFIDATTNRAFLPLLMSYCERKGIAPSSIKGSIAIDPFYEMIEYGKDDSTFEEAVSFIESSITWARESQLHIQLILVRGAEFHEAGAHAIQELTYAFLQSIELLEALTDKGFSIDELVPYFQFSFSVSSDFFMEIAKLRAAKTIWNSIAAAYGAKEENRNIHLHAQTSNWNKSQLDTHVNLLRTTNEAFAAVIGGVDYLTIVPFDNVMHTSELGERIARNIHFILQEESFLHKVQDPAGGSYFVESLTEQVTEKVWENIQRYEKEGGFIAQFLKGTIQGEIDKTYEEKVSDLKNRQQLLIGTNIYANIDDHLLDEKRERRDTWITVSTIEECYSAMNANSGSVQPLQKSFEKQEQKTRPVIKKRWAEPFEHLRKRAQSYKNQNGSFPQVAVVTVGKLKDYKPRLDFVKGVMATGGVVVNEYELHDRITEQVIILCGASDDYKELSIGEINRLKQKGWLWVVGKESEGNRDWPVDQFVYSGVNVLQLLEEMHQLLGVENE from the coding sequence ATGTCAAATAATGCTCAATTCCAATCTGTAACATACGAGGATTGGTTAAAAGCAGCGGAAGCACAGTTAAAGGGGAAGCCGATTGAGAATATTTTTTCAAAAACATATGAAGGGCTAGTTATTAAGCCATTATATGATGCTAATGATTCTCAAGCTAACTTGGCACTTCGTGATTTCTCTAATCGGAAGAAGGGCTGGAACATTGCTCAATTAGTGATTGGGGACACTCCTGAAGAGTTAAATCGCCAATTGTTACAAGCAATTAAACGTGGGCAAAATTCGCTACATTTTTCTGTAGATGAAGTTACCCATGTCGATCAATTAGAAGTGATCTTTCACAATATCGATGTTACAATGTGTACTTTTTTCATTGATGCAACTACAAATCGTGCATTTTTACCATTGCTTATGAGTTATTGTGAAAGAAAAGGAATAGCGCCATCTAGTATAAAAGGTTCCATTGCGATCGATCCATTTTATGAAATGATTGAATATGGAAAAGATGATTCTACATTTGAAGAGGCAGTATCTTTTATTGAATCATCAATAACATGGGCGAGAGAAAGTCAATTACACATTCAGTTGATTTTAGTACGTGGGGCCGAATTTCATGAAGCGGGTGCTCATGCGATACAAGAATTAACGTATGCTTTCTTGCAAAGTATCGAATTGTTGGAAGCGCTTACGGATAAAGGGTTCTCAATTGATGAACTAGTACCATACTTCCAGTTTTCATTTTCCGTTAGCTCCGACTTTTTTATGGAAATTGCTAAACTTCGAGCAGCTAAAACAATTTGGAATTCCATTGCAGCTGCCTATGGCGCAAAAGAAGAGAACAGGAACATTCATTTACATGCGCAAACATCAAACTGGAATAAGTCTCAGTTAGATACGCATGTCAATTTATTGCGGACAACAAACGAAGCTTTCGCAGCCGTAATTGGAGGGGTAGATTATTTAACGATCGTACCGTTCGATAATGTCATGCATACAAGCGAGCTTGGAGAGCGAATTGCTCGTAATATACACTTTATCCTACAAGAGGAGAGTTTTCTTCATAAAGTACAAGACCCTGCGGGGGGATCATACTTTGTTGAATCGTTAACGGAACAAGTAACCGAAAAAGTGTGGGAAAATATTCAGCGTTATGAAAAAGAAGGAGGCTTTATTGCTCAGTTTTTAAAAGGAACGATTCAAGGTGAAATTGATAAGACATACGAAGAAAAAGTAAGCGACCTTAAAAATCGTCAACAATTATTAATTGGAACGAACATCTATGCCAATATTGACGACCATTTGCTAGATGAAAAACGAGAGCGACGTGATACATGGATTACTGTGTCGACGATTGAAGAATGTTATAGCGCCATGAATGCGAATAGTGGTTCTGTTCAACCCCTACAGAAATCATTTGAAAAACAAGAGCAAAAAACTCGTCCCGTTATCAAAAAAAGGTGGGCGGAACCGTTTGAACATTTACGAAAAAGAGCGCAATCTTATAAGAATCAAAATGGATCATTCCCTCAAGTGGCTGTTGTGACAGTTGGAAAGCTAAAAGATTATAAACCTCGTCTAGATTTCGTTAAAGGGGTTATGGCGACGGGTGGCGTTGTTGTAAACGAATATGAATTACATGACAGAATAACGGAACAAGTAATCATTTTATGCGGAGCATCTGATGATTATAAAGAACTATCTATTGGTGAAATAAATCGTCTAAAACAGAAAGGATGGCTATGGGTAGTAGGGAAAGAAAGTGAAGGAAATCGTGATTGGCCGGTTGATCAGTTCGTATATTCTGGTGTGAATGTTCTTCAATTACTGGAAGAGATGCATCAACTATTGGGGGTGGAGAACGAATGA
- the scpA gene encoding methylmalonyl-CoA mutase, which yields MRKIDFDKVPLLKTGQTVSTPEVDTFLTNEAIHVKGLYTAEDTKSLSHLHTYPGIPPYVRGPYATMYTSRPWTIRQYAGFSTAEESNAFYRRNLEMGQKGLSVAFDLATHRGYDSDHPRVVGDVGKAGVAIDSILDMKILFDGIPLDKMSVSMTMNGAVLPVMAFYIVTAEEQGVKKEQLSGTIQNDILKEYMVRNTYIYPPETSMRIIGDIFAYTAKNMPKFNSISISGYHMQEAGAPADLELAYTLADGLEYIRTGLDAGLSIDQFAPRLSFFWAIGMNYFMEVAKMRAARFMWANIVKQFNPNNPKSLALRTHSQTSGWSLTEQDPFNNVVRTCIEAHAAAMGHTQSLHTNALDEAIALPTDFSARIARNTQLYLQEETEICRVIDPWAGSYYVESLTDELIKRATKHIEEVESLGGMAKAIETGLPKMRIEEAAARRQARIDSGAESIIGVNKFRLDQEEPIDILSIDNTEVRKKQIARIEELKQHRDEEKVQNALQAITEATQTGKGNLLELSVEAARCRATLGEISSAIEKVSKRHRAVIRSVSGVYGSEYSNEEEIEAVRKRTDEFYELEGRRPRILVAKMGQDGHDRGAKVVATAYADLGFDVDIGPLFQTPQETAQQAVENDVHIVGMSSLAGGHKTLLPELVQELKKLGREDIVVIIGGVIPPQDYSFLEENGADAIFGPGTVIPTAAMKILDIVYERLGYEEVPQ from the coding sequence ATGAGAAAAATAGATTTCGATAAAGTTCCATTATTGAAGACAGGGCAGACAGTATCGACTCCAGAAGTAGATACTTTCTTAACGAATGAAGCCATTCATGTTAAAGGATTGTACACTGCAGAAGACACGAAATCTCTCTCTCATCTCCATACTTATCCAGGCATCCCGCCCTATGTTAGAGGTCCATATGCAACGATGTATACAAGTCGTCCATGGACAATTAGGCAGTATGCAGGGTTTTCAACGGCAGAAGAAAGCAATGCATTTTATCGAAGAAATTTGGAAATGGGACAAAAAGGATTGTCCGTTGCCTTTGATTTAGCCACGCACAGAGGTTATGACTCCGATCACCCTCGAGTTGTAGGAGATGTTGGAAAAGCGGGTGTAGCAATTGATTCCATTCTCGACATGAAAATCTTATTCGATGGTATTCCGCTTGATAAGATGTCCGTATCGATGACGATGAATGGAGCGGTCTTACCGGTAATGGCCTTTTATATTGTTACTGCTGAAGAACAAGGAGTAAAAAAAGAACAATTATCTGGAACTATACAAAATGATATTTTAAAAGAATATATGGTGCGAAATACGTACATCTATCCGCCTGAAACATCTATGCGAATAATTGGTGATATTTTTGCCTATACAGCTAAGAATATGCCAAAGTTCAACAGCATTAGTATTTCAGGGTACCATATGCAAGAAGCAGGAGCGCCTGCTGATTTAGAATTAGCCTATACACTCGCAGATGGTCTTGAGTATATTCGAACGGGATTAGATGCTGGGTTATCGATTGACCAATTTGCGCCACGTCTATCCTTCTTCTGGGCAATTGGAATGAACTACTTCATGGAAGTAGCAAAAATGAGAGCAGCAAGATTTATGTGGGCAAACATCGTAAAGCAATTCAATCCGAATAACCCTAAATCGCTTGCTCTTCGTACACATTCACAAACATCCGGATGGAGTTTAACGGAACAAGATCCGTTTAATAATGTTGTTCGAACTTGTATAGAAGCGCATGCAGCTGCGATGGGGCACACTCAATCACTTCACACCAATGCACTAGATGAAGCGATAGCGCTTCCGACTGACTTTTCTGCTCGTATTGCACGAAATACTCAATTGTATTTACAAGAAGAAACGGAAATATGTCGTGTGATTGATCCTTGGGCGGGTTCATATTATGTAGAATCTTTAACTGATGAATTAATCAAAAGAGCGACAAAGCATATTGAAGAGGTAGAAAGTCTTGGTGGAATGGCAAAAGCCATTGAAACAGGATTACCTAAAATGCGCATCGAAGAAGCGGCGGCAAGAAGGCAAGCACGGATTGATTCAGGTGCAGAGTCCATTATCGGAGTCAATAAATTCCGTTTGGATCAAGAGGAACCAATAGATATTTTAAGCATTGATAACACAGAAGTACGCAAAAAGCAAATCGCTCGAATTGAAGAGTTAAAACAGCATCGCGATGAAGAAAAAGTCCAAAACGCACTTCAAGCCATTACAGAAGCTACACAAACAGGGAAAGGGAACTTACTTGAATTATCGGTAGAAGCTGCGAGATGCCGAGCTACTTTAGGAGAAATATCATCTGCCATTGAAAAAGTTTCAAAAAGACACCGTGCGGTCATTCGTTCAGTAAGTGGTGTTTACGGTTCTGAATATTCGAATGAAGAGGAAATTGAAGCGGTACGTAAGCGGACAGATGAGTTTTATGAATTAGAAGGGCGTCGCCCGAGAATTTTAGTGGCGAAAATGGGACAAGATGGCCATGATCGTGGGGCGAAGGTTGTGGCGACAGCGTATGCTGATTTAGGATTTGATGTTGATATTGGTCCGCTATTTCAAACTCCTCAAGAAACAGCTCAACAAGCGGTTGAAAACGATGTCCATATCGTTGGAATGAGTTCATTAGCTGGTGGTCACAAAACATTATTACCAGAGCTAGTTCAAGAGTTGAAGAAGTTAGGGCGTGAAGATATCGTTGTTATAATCGGGGGTGTTATTCCTCCGCAAGACTATTCCTTCTTAGAGGAGAATGGAGCGGATGCAATCTTCGGCCCGGGAACTGTTATCCCAACAGCAGCGATGAAAATTTTAGATATCGTGTACGAGCGTCTTGGATATGAGGAAGTGCCTCAATAA
- the meaB gene encoding methylmalonyl Co-A mutase-associated GTPase MeaB translates to MVKKRKEKSIEELVQGVLNGDRVTLAQAITLVESNSIRHFERAQQLIEAVLPHQKQSIRIGITGVPGAGKSTFIDTFGSFLTGLGLKVAVLAVDPSSNVSKGSILGDKTRMERLSRDVHAFIRPSPSGGTLGGVSRKTRETILLCEAAGYDVILVETVGVGQSEYVVRSMVDFFLLILLTGAGDELQAMKKGIMELPDLVVIHKADGDNVEKAEKVKEEMNMMLHVLRSYTEGWETKAVTASSIKETGIDSIWNVIQTFIQTTNNNGVFQKRRKTQQLEWLHAMIKEHIERHFYNDPEVKELVPKLETEIIEGKRAVSSSALQLVGLYYEKLKR, encoded by the coding sequence ATGGTGAAAAAACGAAAAGAGAAATCGATTGAAGAATTGGTTCAAGGGGTTTTAAATGGAGATCGAGTCACGCTTGCTCAAGCGATTACACTCGTTGAAAGTAATTCAATTCGTCACTTTGAGAGAGCACAGCAATTAATTGAAGCTGTTCTTCCTCATCAAAAGCAATCGATTCGAATCGGTATTACGGGTGTTCCGGGTGCTGGAAAAAGCACTTTTATCGATACATTTGGGTCTTTTCTAACTGGATTGGGATTGAAAGTTGCTGTCTTAGCAGTAGACCCGTCAAGCAATGTTTCCAAAGGTAGCATTTTAGGAGATAAAACGAGAATGGAACGCTTATCTCGAGATGTGCATGCTTTTATTCGACCATCTCCTTCTGGTGGAACATTAGGAGGCGTGAGTAGAAAAACGCGTGAAACGATATTGCTGTGTGAAGCGGCAGGGTATGATGTGATTCTGGTGGAAACGGTTGGCGTTGGTCAAAGTGAATACGTCGTTCGAAGTATGGTCGACTTCTTTTTGCTCATCCTTTTGACAGGTGCAGGGGACGAACTTCAAGCGATGAAAAAAGGAATTATGGAACTTCCTGACCTTGTCGTTATTCATAAAGCGGATGGAGACAATGTAGAGAAGGCCGAAAAAGTAAAAGAAGAAATGAACATGATGTTACATGTATTACGCTCATATACCGAAGGCTGGGAAACAAAAGCGGTCACCGCATCGAGCATAAAAGAAACCGGTATTGATTCAATATGGAACGTCATCCAGACCTTCATTCAAACAACGAATAATAATGGGGTATTTCAAAAGCGGAGAAAAACACAGCAACTAGAGTGGTTACATGCGATGATTAAAGAACACATAGAGCGCCATTTTTATAACGATCCGGAGGTTAAGGAACTTGTTCCTAAATTAGAAACTGAAATTATTGAAGGGAAGCGTGCTGTATCCTCGTCTGCTTTGCAGTTGGTAGGCCTTTATTACGAAAAATTAAAGCGTTAA